A single genomic interval of Acidobacteriota bacterium harbors:
- a CDS encoding cysteine-rich CWC family protein, whose product METVDPTRCPLCGEANDCGAERGAASCWCADVTFSQDILDRVHPDLRNKSCICQRCVIRLAFSSPGGEPTARS is encoded by the coding sequence ATGGAGACGGTCGACCCGACGCGGTGTCCGCTGTGCGGTGAGGCCAACGACTGCGGCGCCGAACGCGGCGCCGCAAGCTGCTGGTGCGCCGACGTCACATTCTCGCAGGACATCCTCGACCGCGTCCATCCCGACCTGCGCAACAAGTCCTGCATCTGCCAACGCTGCGTCATTCGACTCGCGTTCAGCTCGCCTGGCGGCGAGCCGACGGCGCGCTCATGA
- the metH gene encoding methionine synthase: MTTAAASPFHRAHDSSEAPLERHPLEELIATRIAIIDGAMGTTIRTYGMTEADIRGERFRDAPKDLLNNGDIFSLTQPEMICDIHRRFLEAGADIIETNTFGATSISQSEFFVDDPREHGGRKDPAFYQGIIEDRFLRDLAWEINERSARQCREWADRVADATGRRRFVAGAIGPLTVSLSNSPDADDPGFRVVTFDQVRIAYTEQVRALIAGGSDVLLVETIFDSLNAKAALVAIQDVFAQDGIRLPIMISAAVGRGGETMISAQTVEAFWTAVAHVNPLSVGLNCSLGPDLMYPFLEQLASKSSAAISCYPNAGLPNPLSPTGFDLEPDDMARHLGHFAKDGLINIAGGCCGNTPAHIAAIAKALDDQPGRAIPARAITGDEVRRRSVTVPRPLQLSGSQPFVQQPGVFMMIGERTNVAGSPKFARLIKDGKYDEAVSVARQQVENGANVIDICMDEGMIDGVAAMTRFLQLLGSEPEVAKVPFMIDSSKWEVLEAGLACLQGKGIVNSISLKEGEATFRERARTIHRYGAAVVVMAFDEEGQAATYADRIRICARAYRILVDEIGFPPEDIIFDPNILTVATGMEEHDNYAVDFIEATRWIKTHLPHAKVSGGVSNISFSFRGNNVVREAMHSAFLYHAIAAGMDMGIVNAGMLEVYEEIEPELKVLVEDVLLNRRPDATERLVTFGEALKAAGTGAASDEKKTEEWRLGTVEARLTHALVKGIDTYIDEDTEEARAKLGRPLAVIEGPLMDGMGVVGDLFGAGKMFLPQVVKSARVMKKAVAYLFPFMDAEKAALAAAGQTVRTQGKIVLATVKGDVHDIGKNIVGVVLACNNYEVIDMGVMVPCEKILERARAENADIIGLSGLITPSLDEMVHVAREMERQGFTLPLLIGGATTSRAHTAIKIAPHYKQPVIHVLDASRAVPVATSLLSEDGKDAFVAQHEADYANIRKSHGSTRQPLVDFETARARRTAIAWRAEDIAQPAFTGVRAIEVPLATLREYIDWTPFFHTWELKGIYPRILDDEKYGAQARLIFSEANALLDRIIAEDLLRARGVYGFFPANAIGGDVVVFTDQTRAVERTRFHFLRQQMDRADQPCRSLGDFIAPVETGLPDHIGTFAVTAGLGLRELCDGFRAQHDDYNAIMAEAIADRLAEAFAEYLHKRVRDEWGYGLAETFTPEDLIQERYRGIRPAAGYPACPDHTEKGTLWQLLDAEAAAGIVLTESYAMWPGSSVSGLYFAHPESRYFTLGRIDKDQVADYAVRKDMPVADVERWLGQNLDYTPSTPA, encoded by the coding sequence TGCGCACGATTCCTCCGAGGCCCCTCTCGAGAGGCACCCGCTGGAAGAGCTCATCGCGACGCGCATCGCCATCATCGACGGCGCGATGGGCACCACCATCCGTACGTACGGGATGACCGAGGCCGACATCCGCGGCGAGCGCTTCCGCGACGCGCCGAAGGACCTCCTCAACAACGGCGACATCTTCTCGCTGACGCAGCCGGAGATGATCTGCGACATCCACCGTCGCTTCCTCGAGGCGGGCGCGGACATCATCGAGACGAACACGTTCGGCGCCACATCGATCAGCCAGAGCGAGTTCTTCGTCGACGACCCGCGCGAGCACGGCGGCCGCAAGGATCCGGCGTTCTACCAGGGCATCATCGAGGATCGGTTCCTGCGCGATCTCGCGTGGGAGATCAACGAACGCTCCGCACGACAATGTCGCGAGTGGGCGGACCGCGTGGCGGATGCCACGGGCCGCCGGCGCTTCGTCGCCGGAGCCATCGGGCCGCTCACTGTCTCGCTCTCCAACTCCCCCGACGCCGACGACCCGGGCTTCCGCGTCGTCACCTTCGACCAGGTCAGGATCGCGTACACCGAACAGGTCCGCGCGCTCATCGCCGGCGGGTCCGACGTCCTCCTCGTCGAGACCATCTTCGACTCCCTCAACGCGAAGGCCGCGCTCGTCGCCATCCAGGACGTCTTCGCACAGGATGGCATCCGCTTACCGATCATGATCTCGGCGGCCGTCGGACGCGGCGGCGAGACGATGATCTCGGCGCAGACGGTCGAGGCGTTCTGGACCGCCGTGGCGCACGTGAACCCGCTGTCCGTGGGCCTGAACTGCTCGCTCGGGCCAGACCTGATGTACCCGTTCCTCGAGCAGCTCGCGTCGAAGTCGTCGGCCGCCATCTCGTGCTATCCCAACGCCGGCCTGCCGAACCCGCTGTCGCCCACGGGATTCGACCTCGAACCGGACGACATGGCGCGGCACCTCGGCCACTTCGCCAAGGACGGCCTCATCAACATCGCCGGCGGCTGCTGCGGCAACACGCCGGCACACATCGCCGCGATCGCGAAGGCGCTCGACGATCAGCCGGGCCGCGCGATACCTGCGCGCGCCATCACCGGCGACGAGGTCCGCCGCCGCAGCGTGACCGTGCCGCGGCCCCTGCAGCTCTCGGGCTCGCAGCCGTTCGTGCAGCAGCCCGGCGTGTTCATGATGATCGGCGAGCGCACCAACGTGGCCGGCTCGCCGAAGTTCGCGCGGCTCATCAAGGACGGTAAGTACGACGAGGCCGTGAGCGTCGCGCGGCAGCAGGTGGAGAACGGCGCGAACGTCATCGACATCTGCATGGACGAAGGGATGATCGACGGCGTCGCCGCGATGACGCGCTTCCTGCAACTCCTCGGAAGCGAGCCCGAGGTCGCGAAGGTCCCCTTCATGATCGACTCCTCGAAGTGGGAGGTCCTCGAAGCCGGACTCGCCTGCCTCCAGGGCAAGGGGATCGTCAACTCGATCTCGCTGAAGGAAGGCGAGGCGACCTTCCGCGAGCGCGCGCGCACGATCCACAGGTACGGCGCGGCCGTGGTGGTGATGGCGTTCGACGAGGAGGGGCAGGCGGCGACGTATGCCGACAGGATCCGGATCTGCGCACGGGCGTATCGCATCCTCGTCGACGAGATCGGCTTCCCGCCCGAGGACATCATCTTCGACCCCAACATCCTCACCGTGGCCACGGGGATGGAGGAGCACGACAACTACGCCGTGGACTTCATCGAGGCCACGCGCTGGATCAAGACGCACCTGCCGCACGCGAAGGTCAGCGGCGGCGTGTCGAACATCTCGTTCAGCTTCCGCGGCAACAACGTGGTCCGCGAGGCGATGCACTCGGCGTTCCTGTATCACGCCATTGCCGCCGGCATGGACATGGGCATCGTCAACGCCGGGATGCTGGAGGTGTACGAGGAAATCGAGCCCGAGCTGAAGGTGCTCGTCGAGGACGTGCTGCTGAACCGGCGACCCGACGCGACAGAACGCCTCGTGACGTTCGGTGAGGCGTTGAAGGCCGCGGGCACCGGTGCGGCAAGCGACGAGAAGAAGACCGAGGAGTGGCGGCTCGGAACCGTGGAGGCGCGCCTTACGCACGCGCTCGTCAAGGGCATCGACACGTACATCGACGAAGACACGGAAGAGGCGCGAGCCAAGCTGGGTCGTCCGCTGGCGGTGATCGAGGGGCCGCTGATGGACGGCATGGGCGTGGTGGGCGATCTCTTCGGCGCGGGCAAGATGTTCCTGCCGCAGGTCGTCAAGTCGGCGCGCGTGATGAAGAAGGCCGTCGCGTACCTGTTCCCCTTCATGGATGCCGAGAAGGCCGCGCTCGCCGCGGCTGGCCAGACGGTGAGGACGCAGGGCAAGATCGTGCTCGCCACCGTCAAGGGCGATGTCCACGACATCGGCAAGAACATCGTCGGCGTGGTGCTCGCGTGCAACAACTACGAGGTGATCGACATGGGCGTGATGGTGCCCTGCGAGAAGATCCTCGAACGCGCGCGCGCCGAGAACGCCGACATCATCGGCCTCAGCGGTCTCATCACGCCGTCGCTCGACGAGATGGTGCACGTGGCGCGCGAGATGGAGCGCCAGGGCTTCACGCTGCCGCTGCTCATCGGCGGCGCAACGACGAGCCGCGCGCACACGGCGATCAAGATCGCGCCGCACTACAAGCAGCCCGTCATCCACGTGCTCGACGCCAGCCGGGCGGTACCGGTTGCCACGAGTCTCCTGAGCGAAGACGGCAAGGACGCGTTCGTCGCGCAGCACGAGGCCGACTACGCCAACATTCGCAAGAGCCACGGATCGACGCGGCAGCCGCTCGTCGATTTCGAGACCGCGCGTGCACGGCGTACGGCGATCGCATGGCGCGCCGAGGACATTGCGCAGCCGGCCTTCACGGGCGTGCGTGCGATCGAGGTGCCCCTGGCGACGCTGCGCGAGTACATCGACTGGACGCCGTTCTTCCACACGTGGGAGCTGAAAGGCATCTATCCGCGCATCCTTGACGATGAGAAGTACGGCGCGCAGGCGCGGCTGATCTTCTCGGAAGCCAACGCGCTGCTGGACCGCATCATCGCCGAGGATCTGCTGCGCGCCCGCGGCGTGTACGGCTTCTTCCCGGCCAACGCCATTGGCGGGGACGTCGTGGTCTTCACCGACCAGACGCGCGCCGTCGAGCGCACCCGCTTCCACTTCCTGCGCCAGCAGATGGATCGCGCCGATCAGCCGTGCCGGTCGCTCGGTGACTTCATCGCGCCCGTCGAGACGGGCCTGCCCGATCACATCGGCACGTTCGCCGTGACGGCGGGCCTCGGCCTGCGGGAACTGTGTGACGGCTTCCGCGCGCAGCACGACGACTACAACGCGATCATGGCCGAGGCCATCGCCGACAGGCTCGCCGAGGCCTTCGCCGAGTACCTGCACAAGCGCGTGCGCGACGAGTGGGGCTATGGCCTCGCCGAGACGTTCACGCCGGAAGACCTCATTCAGGAGCGGTATCGCGGCATCCGTCCCGCGGCAGGCTATCCGGCGTGCCCGGATCACACGGAGAAGGGCACGCTCTGGCAGTTGCTCGACGCCGAGGCGGCGGCCGGCATCGTGCTCACCGAGTCGTACGCGATGTGGCCGGGTTCCAGCGTGAGCGGTCTCTACTTCGCGCACCCCGAGTCGCGCTACTTCACGCTCGGCCGCATCGACAAGGATCAGGTGGCCGACTACGCGGTCCGCAAGGACATGCCGGTGGCCGACGTCGAACGCTGGCTCGGCCAGAACCTGGATTACACGCCGTCGACACCGGCCTGA